One genomic region from Diabrotica undecimpunctata isolate CICGRU chromosome 9, icDiaUnde3, whole genome shotgun sequence encodes:
- the LOC140451312 gene encoding uncharacterized protein yields MPKVCEGVSYRKKYKEEDIIKALESIENGMSQREASKLYQIPRATLQFRSSVRFNNKVSLGPHPVLISEEEAVLERWILTSYKKGFPRRMEDIQAYVKYFLDAAPRENPFKDNHPGRGWYHSFLKRHPNITLRTAEGMTAASSVVAEADIRNWFTSVEDYLKEK; encoded by the coding sequence atGCCAAAGGTCTGTGAAGGTGTTTCTTAccgaaaaaaatataaagaagaagatataataaaGGCTTTAGAATCTATAGAAAATGGTATGAGTCAAAGAGAAGCTTCCAAGTTATATCAGATTCCTCGAGCAACACTTCAGTTCCGGTCAAGTGTCAGATTTAATAACAAAGTTTCTCTTGGACCTCACCCAGTATTAATTTCAGAAGAAGAAGCAGTTCTAGAAAGATGGATTTTGACCTCCTACAAGAAAGGATTTCCTCGTAGAATGGAAGACATTCAAGCTTATGTAAAATATTTCCTTGACGCAGCCCCTAGAGAAAATCCGTTTAAAGATAACCATCCAGGAAGAGGATGGTATCACTCCTTCCTAAAACGTCACCCAAATATAACTCTAAGAACCGCAGAAGGAATGACAGCAGCTAGCTCAGTTGTAGCCGAAGCAGATATAAGAAACTGGTTTACTAGTGTAGAAGActatttaaaggaaaaataa